Proteins encoded by one window of Channa argus isolate prfri chromosome 13, Channa argus male v1.0, whole genome shotgun sequence:
- the LOC137139387 gene encoding YTH domain-containing family protein 1-like isoform X3: MMSAASIDPQTSKGQDASKAFPVSVQNGSLHQKDTVHDNEFEPYLTGQSNQNNSYQSMTDPYLSSYYAPSIGFPYPLSEAPWSTGGDPPIPYLAPYAPLSNGDHHFMHDTVFGQPGGLSSSIYPHRFNFFPENPAFSAWGTSGSQGQQTQSSAYGGSYSYPPNSLGGTLVPDGQTGFHGDTLSKAPGMNSLEQGMLGLKMGGDVTGSSSAVKSVGSVIGGGGSVAAAVATGNGGTPIGMPPPKPTSWAAIASKPAKLQQQKTKNKPGTPIAGGSFPPTAIKHSIDIDTWDNKGIATKMAPPLPHHHHHQQQHQPQLHSHAPSLLPPLQQSLQSAQSLVQQMTMQGPPPPPPQPYQNHNSGPAPQTRWVAPRNRNLCYGGGSLDSSGSSNGGGVGNGGRGGGGVPPELLSDSHPVLEKLRAAHSYNPKDFDWNLKNGRVFIIKSYSEDDIHRSIKYSIWCSTEHGNKRLDTAYRAMNSKGPVYLLFSVNGSGHFCGVAEMRSPVDYGTSAGVWAQDKWKGKFDVNWLFVKDVPNSQLRHIRLENNDNKPVTNSRDTQEVPLEKAKQVLKIIAQYKHTTSIFDDFSHYEKKQEEEEVVKKSYEPASIQARSRLDQDRQK, from the exons ATGATGTCTGCTGCTAGCATTGACCCCCAG ACATCAAAAGGACAAGATGCAAGCAAAG CTTTTCCAGTTTCAGTGCAGAATGGCTCCCTCCACCAGAAGGATACTGTTCATGACAATGAGTTTGAGCCCTATCTTACAGGCCAGTCCAATCAG AATAACAGCTATCAGTCAATGACAGACCCTTACCTGTCCAGCTACTATGCTCCCTCCATCGGATTTCCTTACCCTCTCAGTGAGGCTCCTTGGTCTACAGGAGGGGACCCACCAATTCCTTACCTGGCGCCCTATGCCCCCCTCAGCAATGGAGACCATCACTTCATGCACGACACAGTGTTTGGGCAGCCCGGTGggctcagcagcagcatttaTCCTCACAGGTTTAACTTTTTCCCAGAGAACCCGGCCTTCTCTGCTTGGGGCACCAGCGGTTCTCAGGGCCAGCAGACTCAGAGTTCGGCCTATGGGGGGAGTTACAGCTACCCACCCAACTCTCTAGGAGGCACCTTAGTCCCTGATGGCCAGACAGGATTCCATGGTGACACCCTGAGCAAGGCGCCGGGTATGAACAGCCTGGAGCAGGGTATGTTGGGCCTAAAAATGGGTGGCGATGTGACAGGAAGTAGTTCGGCTGTGAAGAGTGTCGGGTCTGTGATCGGGGGAGGTGGCAgtgttgctgcagctgttgcCACAGGCAACGGTGGCACACCGATAGGAATGCCTCCTCCGAAACCTACATCGTGGGCTGCTATCGCCAGTAAACCTGCCAAACTGCAGCAACAAAAGACCAAGAACAAGCCTGGCACACCGATAGCTGGAGGATCTTTTCCTCCCACTGCCATTAAACACAGTATAGACATTGATACATGGGATAACAAAGGCATTGCTACCAAGATGGCCCCTCCTCtgccccaccaccaccatcaccagcagcagcatcagcctCAGTTGCACTCTCATGCGCCCAGTCTTCTTCCTCCCCTTCAGCAGTCCTTACAGTCTGCCCAGTCCCTTGTGCAGCAGATGACCATGCAGGgtcctccacctccccctcctcagCCTTATCAGAACCACAACTCTGGTCCAGCACCTCAGACTCGCTGGGTTGCCCCACGCAACCGTAACTTGTGTTATGGTGGTGGAAGCTTGGACAGCAGTGGCTCCTCTaatggtggtggtgttggtaATGGAGgtagagggggtgggggtgtgccTCCAGAGCTGTTATCAGATTCCCATCCTGTGTTAGAGAAGCTGCGAGCAGCCCACAGCTATAACCCCAAGGACTTTGATTGGAACCTGAAGAACGGCCGTGTGTTCATCATCAAAAGCTACTCTGAGGATGACATCCACCGCTCCATCAAGTACTCCATCTGGTGCAGCACGGAGCACGGAAACAAGCGTTTGGACACAGCCTACAGGGCAATGAACTCTAAAGGTCCTGTCTACTTGTTGTTTAGTGTCAACGGCAGCGGCCATTTCTGTGGTGTGGCTGAGATGCGTTCCCCTGTGGACTATGGCACCAGTGCTGGCGTTTGGGCACAGGACAAGTGGAAGGGCAAGTTTGATGTGAACTGGTTGTTTGTTAAGGACGTGCCTAATAGCCAGTTGCGCCACATCCGCCTGGAGAACAATGACAACAAGCCAGTCACCAACTCACGTGACACTCAAGAGGTTCCTTTGGAGAAGGCGAAGCAGGTGCTCAAGATCATTGCCCAGTATAAACACACCACCTCCATCTTCGACGACTTTTCCCACTATGAGaagaagcaggaggaggaagaggtggtAAAAAAG agctATGAACCTGCCTCAATACAAGCCCGATCCCGCCTCGACCAG GATCGTCAGAAGTAA
- the LOC137139387 gene encoding YTH domain-containing family protein 1-like isoform X4, whose amino-acid sequence MTDPYLSSYYAPSIGFPYPLSEAPWSTGGDPPIPYLAPYAPLSNGDHHFMHDTVFGQPGGLSSSIYPHRFNFFPENPAFSAWGTSGSQGQQTQSSAYGGSYSYPPNSLGGTLVPDGQTGFHGDTLSKAPGMNSLEQGMLGLKMGGDVTGSSSAVKSVGSVIGGGGSVAAAVATGNGGTPIGMPPPKPTSWAAIASKPAKLQQQKTKNKPGTPIAGGSFPPTAIKHSIDIDTWDNKGIATKMAPPLPHHHHHQQQHQPQLHSHAPSLLPPLQQSLQSAQSLVQQMTMQGPPPPPPQPYQNHNSGPAPQTRWVAPRNRNLCYGGGSLDSSGSSNGGGVGNGGRGGGGVPPELLSDSHPVLEKLRAAHSYNPKDFDWNLKNGRVFIIKSYSEDDIHRSIKYSIWCSTEHGNKRLDTAYRAMNSKGPVYLLFSVNGSGHFCGVAEMRSPVDYGTSAGVWAQDKWKGKFDVNWLFVKDVPNSQLRHIRLENNDNKPVTNSRDTQEVPLEKAKQVLKIIAQYKHTTSIFDDFSHYEKKQEEEEVVKKSYEPASIQARSRLDQDRQK is encoded by the exons ATGACAGACCCTTACCTGTCCAGCTACTATGCTCCCTCCATCGGATTTCCTTACCCTCTCAGTGAGGCTCCTTGGTCTACAGGAGGGGACCCACCAATTCCTTACCTGGCGCCCTATGCCCCCCTCAGCAATGGAGACCATCACTTCATGCACGACACAGTGTTTGGGCAGCCCGGTGggctcagcagcagcatttaTCCTCACAGGTTTAACTTTTTCCCAGAGAACCCGGCCTTCTCTGCTTGGGGCACCAGCGGTTCTCAGGGCCAGCAGACTCAGAGTTCGGCCTATGGGGGGAGTTACAGCTACCCACCCAACTCTCTAGGAGGCACCTTAGTCCCTGATGGCCAGACAGGATTCCATGGTGACACCCTGAGCAAGGCGCCGGGTATGAACAGCCTGGAGCAGGGTATGTTGGGCCTAAAAATGGGTGGCGATGTGACAGGAAGTAGTTCGGCTGTGAAGAGTGTCGGGTCTGTGATCGGGGGAGGTGGCAgtgttgctgcagctgttgcCACAGGCAACGGTGGCACACCGATAGGAATGCCTCCTCCGAAACCTACATCGTGGGCTGCTATCGCCAGTAAACCTGCCAAACTGCAGCAACAAAAGACCAAGAACAAGCCTGGCACACCGATAGCTGGAGGATCTTTTCCTCCCACTGCCATTAAACACAGTATAGACATTGATACATGGGATAACAAAGGCATTGCTACCAAGATGGCCCCTCCTCtgccccaccaccaccatcaccagcagcagcatcagcctCAGTTGCACTCTCATGCGCCCAGTCTTCTTCCTCCCCTTCAGCAGTCCTTACAGTCTGCCCAGTCCCTTGTGCAGCAGATGACCATGCAGGgtcctccacctccccctcctcagCCTTATCAGAACCACAACTCTGGTCCAGCACCTCAGACTCGCTGGGTTGCCCCACGCAACCGTAACTTGTGTTATGGTGGTGGAAGCTTGGACAGCAGTGGCTCCTCTaatggtggtggtgttggtaATGGAGgtagagggggtgggggtgtgccTCCAGAGCTGTTATCAGATTCCCATCCTGTGTTAGAGAAGCTGCGAGCAGCCCACAGCTATAACCCCAAGGACTTTGATTGGAACCTGAAGAACGGCCGTGTGTTCATCATCAAAAGCTACTCTGAGGATGACATCCACCGCTCCATCAAGTACTCCATCTGGTGCAGCACGGAGCACGGAAACAAGCGTTTGGACACAGCCTACAGGGCAATGAACTCTAAAGGTCCTGTCTACTTGTTGTTTAGTGTCAACGGCAGCGGCCATTTCTGTGGTGTGGCTGAGATGCGTTCCCCTGTGGACTATGGCACCAGTGCTGGCGTTTGGGCACAGGACAAGTGGAAGGGCAAGTTTGATGTGAACTGGTTGTTTGTTAAGGACGTGCCTAATAGCCAGTTGCGCCACATCCGCCTGGAGAACAATGACAACAAGCCAGTCACCAACTCACGTGACACTCAAGAGGTTCCTTTGGAGAAGGCGAAGCAGGTGCTCAAGATCATTGCCCAGTATAAACACACCACCTCCATCTTCGACGACTTTTCCCACTATGAGaagaagcaggaggaggaagaggtggtAAAAAAG agctATGAACCTGCCTCAATACAAGCCCGATCCCGCCTCGACCAG GATCGTCAGAAGTAA
- the LOC137139387 gene encoding YTH domain-containing family protein 1-like isoform X2: MQGFLVFLLSHAFFLSLWPLKTSKGQDASKAFPVSVQNGSLHQKDTVHDNEFEPYLTGQSNQNNSYQSMTDPYLSSYYAPSIGFPYPLSEAPWSTGGDPPIPYLAPYAPLSNGDHHFMHDTVFGQPGGLSSSIYPHRFNFFPENPAFSAWGTSGSQGQQTQSSAYGGSYSYPPNSLGGTLVPDGQTGFHGDTLSKAPGMNSLEQGMLGLKMGGDVTGSSSAVKSVGSVIGGGGSVAAAVATGNGGTPIGMPPPKPTSWAAIASKPAKLQQQKTKNKPGTPIAGGSFPPTAIKHSIDIDTWDNKGIATKMAPPLPHHHHHQQQHQPQLHSHAPSLLPPLQQSLQSAQSLVQQMTMQGPPPPPPQPYQNHNSGPAPQTRWVAPRNRNLCYGGGSLDSSGSSNGGGVGNGGRGGGGVPPELLSDSHPVLEKLRAAHSYNPKDFDWNLKNGRVFIIKSYSEDDIHRSIKYSIWCSTEHGNKRLDTAYRAMNSKGPVYLLFSVNGSGHFCGVAEMRSPVDYGTSAGVWAQDKWKGKFDVNWLFVKDVPNSQLRHIRLENNDNKPVTNSRDTQEVPLEKAKQVLKIIAQYKHTTSIFDDFSHYEKKQEEEEVVKKSYEPASIQARSRLDQDRQK, encoded by the exons ATGCAAggctttcttgtttttcttctttctcatgCATTCTTTCTTTCACTGTGGCCACTTAAGACATCAAAAGGACAAGATGCAAGCAAAG CTTTTCCAGTTTCAGTGCAGAATGGCTCCCTCCACCAGAAGGATACTGTTCATGACAATGAGTTTGAGCCCTATCTTACAGGCCAGTCCAATCAG AATAACAGCTATCAGTCAATGACAGACCCTTACCTGTCCAGCTACTATGCTCCCTCCATCGGATTTCCTTACCCTCTCAGTGAGGCTCCTTGGTCTACAGGAGGGGACCCACCAATTCCTTACCTGGCGCCCTATGCCCCCCTCAGCAATGGAGACCATCACTTCATGCACGACACAGTGTTTGGGCAGCCCGGTGggctcagcagcagcatttaTCCTCACAGGTTTAACTTTTTCCCAGAGAACCCGGCCTTCTCTGCTTGGGGCACCAGCGGTTCTCAGGGCCAGCAGACTCAGAGTTCGGCCTATGGGGGGAGTTACAGCTACCCACCCAACTCTCTAGGAGGCACCTTAGTCCCTGATGGCCAGACAGGATTCCATGGTGACACCCTGAGCAAGGCGCCGGGTATGAACAGCCTGGAGCAGGGTATGTTGGGCCTAAAAATGGGTGGCGATGTGACAGGAAGTAGTTCGGCTGTGAAGAGTGTCGGGTCTGTGATCGGGGGAGGTGGCAgtgttgctgcagctgttgcCACAGGCAACGGTGGCACACCGATAGGAATGCCTCCTCCGAAACCTACATCGTGGGCTGCTATCGCCAGTAAACCTGCCAAACTGCAGCAACAAAAGACCAAGAACAAGCCTGGCACACCGATAGCTGGAGGATCTTTTCCTCCCACTGCCATTAAACACAGTATAGACATTGATACATGGGATAACAAAGGCATTGCTACCAAGATGGCCCCTCCTCtgccccaccaccaccatcaccagcagcagcatcagcctCAGTTGCACTCTCATGCGCCCAGTCTTCTTCCTCCCCTTCAGCAGTCCTTACAGTCTGCCCAGTCCCTTGTGCAGCAGATGACCATGCAGGgtcctccacctccccctcctcagCCTTATCAGAACCACAACTCTGGTCCAGCACCTCAGACTCGCTGGGTTGCCCCACGCAACCGTAACTTGTGTTATGGTGGTGGAAGCTTGGACAGCAGTGGCTCCTCTaatggtggtggtgttggtaATGGAGgtagagggggtgggggtgtgccTCCAGAGCTGTTATCAGATTCCCATCCTGTGTTAGAGAAGCTGCGAGCAGCCCACAGCTATAACCCCAAGGACTTTGATTGGAACCTGAAGAACGGCCGTGTGTTCATCATCAAAAGCTACTCTGAGGATGACATCCACCGCTCCATCAAGTACTCCATCTGGTGCAGCACGGAGCACGGAAACAAGCGTTTGGACACAGCCTACAGGGCAATGAACTCTAAAGGTCCTGTCTACTTGTTGTTTAGTGTCAACGGCAGCGGCCATTTCTGTGGTGTGGCTGAGATGCGTTCCCCTGTGGACTATGGCACCAGTGCTGGCGTTTGGGCACAGGACAAGTGGAAGGGCAAGTTTGATGTGAACTGGTTGTTTGTTAAGGACGTGCCTAATAGCCAGTTGCGCCACATCCGCCTGGAGAACAATGACAACAAGCCAGTCACCAACTCACGTGACACTCAAGAGGTTCCTTTGGAGAAGGCGAAGCAGGTGCTCAAGATCATTGCCCAGTATAAACACACCACCTCCATCTTCGACGACTTTTCCCACTATGAGaagaagcaggaggaggaagaggtggtAAAAAAG agctATGAACCTGCCTCAATACAAGCCCGATCCCGCCTCGACCAG GATCGTCAGAAGTAA
- the LOC137139387 gene encoding YTH domain-containing family protein 1-like isoform X1 codes for MHCYHTQKPVWHPVGQTFPVSVQNGSLHQKDTVHDNEFEPYLTGQSNQNNSYQSMTDPYLSSYYAPSIGFPYPLSEAPWSTGGDPPIPYLAPYAPLSNGDHHFMHDTVFGQPGGLSSSIYPHRFNFFPENPAFSAWGTSGSQGQQTQSSAYGGSYSYPPNSLGGTLVPDGQTGFHGDTLSKAPGMNSLEQGMLGLKMGGDVTGSSSAVKSVGSVIGGGGSVAAAVATGNGGTPIGMPPPKPTSWAAIASKPAKLQQQKTKNKPGTPIAGGSFPPTAIKHSIDIDTWDNKGIATKMAPPLPHHHHHQQQHQPQLHSHAPSLLPPLQQSLQSAQSLVQQMTMQGPPPPPPQPYQNHNSGPAPQTRWVAPRNRNLCYGGGSLDSSGSSNGGGVGNGGRGGGGVPPELLSDSHPVLEKLRAAHSYNPKDFDWNLKNGRVFIIKSYSEDDIHRSIKYSIWCSTEHGNKRLDTAYRAMNSKGPVYLLFSVNGSGHFCGVAEMRSPVDYGTSAGVWAQDKWKGKFDVNWLFVKDVPNSQLRHIRLENNDNKPVTNSRDTQEVPLEKAKQVLKIIAQYKHTTSIFDDFSHYEKKQEEEEVVKKSYEPASIQARSRLDQDRQK; via the exons ATGCACTGCTATCATACACAAAAACCAGTGTGGCACCCTGTAGGGCAGA CTTTTCCAGTTTCAGTGCAGAATGGCTCCCTCCACCAGAAGGATACTGTTCATGACAATGAGTTTGAGCCCTATCTTACAGGCCAGTCCAATCAG AATAACAGCTATCAGTCAATGACAGACCCTTACCTGTCCAGCTACTATGCTCCCTCCATCGGATTTCCTTACCCTCTCAGTGAGGCTCCTTGGTCTACAGGAGGGGACCCACCAATTCCTTACCTGGCGCCCTATGCCCCCCTCAGCAATGGAGACCATCACTTCATGCACGACACAGTGTTTGGGCAGCCCGGTGggctcagcagcagcatttaTCCTCACAGGTTTAACTTTTTCCCAGAGAACCCGGCCTTCTCTGCTTGGGGCACCAGCGGTTCTCAGGGCCAGCAGACTCAGAGTTCGGCCTATGGGGGGAGTTACAGCTACCCACCCAACTCTCTAGGAGGCACCTTAGTCCCTGATGGCCAGACAGGATTCCATGGTGACACCCTGAGCAAGGCGCCGGGTATGAACAGCCTGGAGCAGGGTATGTTGGGCCTAAAAATGGGTGGCGATGTGACAGGAAGTAGTTCGGCTGTGAAGAGTGTCGGGTCTGTGATCGGGGGAGGTGGCAgtgttgctgcagctgttgcCACAGGCAACGGTGGCACACCGATAGGAATGCCTCCTCCGAAACCTACATCGTGGGCTGCTATCGCCAGTAAACCTGCCAAACTGCAGCAACAAAAGACCAAGAACAAGCCTGGCACACCGATAGCTGGAGGATCTTTTCCTCCCACTGCCATTAAACACAGTATAGACATTGATACATGGGATAACAAAGGCATTGCTACCAAGATGGCCCCTCCTCtgccccaccaccaccatcaccagcagcagcatcagcctCAGTTGCACTCTCATGCGCCCAGTCTTCTTCCTCCCCTTCAGCAGTCCTTACAGTCTGCCCAGTCCCTTGTGCAGCAGATGACCATGCAGGgtcctccacctccccctcctcagCCTTATCAGAACCACAACTCTGGTCCAGCACCTCAGACTCGCTGGGTTGCCCCACGCAACCGTAACTTGTGTTATGGTGGTGGAAGCTTGGACAGCAGTGGCTCCTCTaatggtggtggtgttggtaATGGAGgtagagggggtgggggtgtgccTCCAGAGCTGTTATCAGATTCCCATCCTGTGTTAGAGAAGCTGCGAGCAGCCCACAGCTATAACCCCAAGGACTTTGATTGGAACCTGAAGAACGGCCGTGTGTTCATCATCAAAAGCTACTCTGAGGATGACATCCACCGCTCCATCAAGTACTCCATCTGGTGCAGCACGGAGCACGGAAACAAGCGTTTGGACACAGCCTACAGGGCAATGAACTCTAAAGGTCCTGTCTACTTGTTGTTTAGTGTCAACGGCAGCGGCCATTTCTGTGGTGTGGCTGAGATGCGTTCCCCTGTGGACTATGGCACCAGTGCTGGCGTTTGGGCACAGGACAAGTGGAAGGGCAAGTTTGATGTGAACTGGTTGTTTGTTAAGGACGTGCCTAATAGCCAGTTGCGCCACATCCGCCTGGAGAACAATGACAACAAGCCAGTCACCAACTCACGTGACACTCAAGAGGTTCCTTTGGAGAAGGCGAAGCAGGTGCTCAAGATCATTGCCCAGTATAAACACACCACCTCCATCTTCGACGACTTTTCCCACTATGAGaagaagcaggaggaggaagaggtggtAAAAAAG agctATGAACCTGCCTCAATACAAGCCCGATCCCGCCTCGACCAG GATCGTCAGAAGTAA